One genomic window of Mus musculus strain C57BL/6J chromosome 4, GRCm38.p6 C57BL/6J includes the following:
- the Hacd4 gene encoding very-long-chain (3R)-3-hydroxyacyl-CoA dehydratase 4 isoform X1 yields the protein MGPSVLPAWLQPRYRKNVYLFIYYLIQFCGHSWILANMTVRFFSFGKDSMADTFYAIGLVMRVCQSISLLELLHIYIGIESNQLFPRFLQLTERVIILFGVITSQEEVQEKCVVCVLFILWNLLDMVRYTYSMLSVIGTSYAALTWLSQTLWMPIYPLCVLAEAFTIYQSLPYFESFGTNSTVLPFDLSTCFPYVLKLYLMMLFIGMYFTYSHLYTERKDFLRVFSVKQKNV from the exons ATGGGGCCCTCGGTGCTGCCAGCCTGGCTGCAGCCCAG GTATAGGAAGAATGTATATCTTTTCATCTATTACTTAATTCAGTTCTGTGGCCACTCATGGATACTGGCAAATATGACAGTCAGATTCTTCTCATTTGGGAAAG ATTCCATGGCCGACACGTTTTACGCTATTGGGTTAGTTATGCGGGTTTGCCAATCCATTTCCCTTTTGGAACTTCTGCACATTTACATTGGCATTGAGTCGAATCAGCTTTTCCCACGGTTTTTGCAG ctcACAGAGAGAGTGATCATTCTCTTTGGGGTGATCACCAGTCAAGAGGAGGTCCAAGAGAAATGTGTAGTGTGTGTTTTATTCATCCTTTGGAATCTACTGGATATGGTAAG GTACACTTACAGCATGCTGTCAGTCATAGGGACATCTTATGCTGCCTTGACATGGCTCAGTCAAACACTCTGGATGCCAATTTACCCTCTGTGTGTTCTTGCTGAAG CATTCACCATCTATCAGTCACTGCCTTATTTTGAGTCATTTGGTACAAACTCCACCGTGCTTCCGTTCGACCTATCTACCTGTTTCCCTTATGTGCTGAAGCTGTACCTCATGATGCTCTTCATAG GTATGTATTTCACCTACAGCCATCTTTATACAGAAAGAAAAGACTTCCTCCGAGTTTTTTCTGTCAAACAGAAGAACGTGTGA
- the Hacd4 gene encoding very-long-chain (3R)-3-hydroxyacyl-CoA dehydratase 4 isoform X3, whose product MGPSVLPAWLQPRYRKNVYLFIYYLIQFCGHSWILANMTVRFFSFGKDSMADTFYAIGLVMRVCQSISLLELLHIYIGIESNQLFPRFLQLTERVIILFGVITSQEEVQEKCVVCVLFILWNLLDMVRYTYSMLSVIGTSYAALTWLSQTLWMPIYPLCVLAEAFTIYQSLPYFESFGTNSTVLPFDLSTCFPYVLKLYLMMLFIAVLET is encoded by the exons ATGGGGCCCTCGGTGCTGCCAGCCTGGCTGCAGCCCAG GTATAGGAAGAATGTATATCTTTTCATCTATTACTTAATTCAGTTCTGTGGCCACTCATGGATACTGGCAAATATGACAGTCAGATTCTTCTCATTTGGGAAAG ATTCCATGGCCGACACGTTTTACGCTATTGGGTTAGTTATGCGGGTTTGCCAATCCATTTCCCTTTTGGAACTTCTGCACATTTACATTGGCATTGAGTCGAATCAGCTTTTCCCACGGTTTTTGCAG ctcACAGAGAGAGTGATCATTCTCTTTGGGGTGATCACCAGTCAAGAGGAGGTCCAAGAGAAATGTGTAGTGTGTGTTTTATTCATCCTTTGGAATCTACTGGATATGGTAAG GTACACTTACAGCATGCTGTCAGTCATAGGGACATCTTATGCTGCCTTGACATGGCTCAGTCAAACACTCTGGATGCCAATTTACCCTCTGTGTGTTCTTGCTGAAG CATTCACCATCTATCAGTCACTGCCTTATTTTGAGTCATTTGGTACAAACTCCACCGTGCTTCCGTTCGACCTATCTACCTGTTTCCCTTATGTGCTGAAGCTGTACCTCATGATGCTCTTCATAG
- the Hacd4 gene encoding very-long-chain (3R)-3-hydroxyacyl-CoA dehydratase 4 isoform X2: MGPSVLPAWLQPRYRKNVYLFIYYLIQFCGHSWILANMTVRFFSFGKDSMADTFYAIGLVMRVCQSISLLELLHIYIGIESNQLFPRFLQLTERVIILFGVITSQEEVQEKCVVCVLFILWNLLDMVRYTYSMLSVIGTSYAALTWLSQTLWMPIYPLCVLAEAFTIYQSLPYFESFGTNSTVLPFDLSTCFPYVLKLYLMMLFIEQEETPGLRRNRTEKTWKI; this comes from the exons ATGGGGCCCTCGGTGCTGCCAGCCTGGCTGCAGCCCAG GTATAGGAAGAATGTATATCTTTTCATCTATTACTTAATTCAGTTCTGTGGCCACTCATGGATACTGGCAAATATGACAGTCAGATTCTTCTCATTTGGGAAAG ATTCCATGGCCGACACGTTTTACGCTATTGGGTTAGTTATGCGGGTTTGCCAATCCATTTCCCTTTTGGAACTTCTGCACATTTACATTGGCATTGAGTCGAATCAGCTTTTCCCACGGTTTTTGCAG ctcACAGAGAGAGTGATCATTCTCTTTGGGGTGATCACCAGTCAAGAGGAGGTCCAAGAGAAATGTGTAGTGTGTGTTTTATTCATCCTTTGGAATCTACTGGATATGGTAAG GTACACTTACAGCATGCTGTCAGTCATAGGGACATCTTATGCTGCCTTGACATGGCTCAGTCAAACACTCTGGATGCCAATTTACCCTCTGTGTGTTCTTGCTGAAG CATTCACCATCTATCAGTCACTGCCTTATTTTGAGTCATTTGGTACAAACTCCACCGTGCTTCCGTTCGACCTATCTACCTGTTTCCCTTATGTGCTGAAGCTGTACCTCATGATGCTCTTCATAG AGCAGGAGGAAACACCAGGTTTGAGAAGAAACCGGACTGAAAAGACATGGAAAATCTGA
- the Hacd4 gene encoding very-long-chain (3R)-3-hydroxyacyl-CoA dehydratase 4 isoform b (isoform b is encoded by transcript variant 4): MADTFYAIGLVMRVCQSISLLELLHIYIGIESNQLFPRFLQLTERVIILFGVITSQEEVQEKCVVCVLFILWNLLDMVRYTYSMLSVIGTSYAALTWLSQTLWMPIYPLCVLAEAFTIYQSLPYFESFGTNSTVLPFDLSTCFPYVLKLYLMMLFIGMYFTYSHLYTERKDFLRVFSVKQKNV, from the exons ATGGCCGACACGTTTTACGCTATTGGGTTAGTTATGCGGGTTTGCCAATCCATTTCCCTTTTGGAACTTCTGCACATTTACATTGGCATTGAGTCGAATCAGCTTTTCCCACGGTTTTTGCAG ctcACAGAGAGAGTGATCATTCTCTTTGGGGTGATCACCAGTCAAGAGGAGGTCCAAGAGAAATGTGTAGTGTGTGTTTTATTCATCCTTTGGAATCTACTGGATATGGTAAG GTACACTTACAGCATGCTGTCAGTCATAGGGACATCTTATGCTGCCTTGACATGGCTCAGTCAAACACTCTGGATGCCAATTTACCCTCTGTGTGTTCTTGCTGAAG CATTCACCATCTATCAGTCACTGCCTTATTTTGAGTCATTTGGTACAAACTCCACCGTGCTTCCGTTCGACCTATCTACCTGTTTCCCTTATGTGCTGAAGCTGTACCTCATGATGCTCTTCATAG GTATGTATTTCACCTACAGCCATCTTTATACAGAAAGAAAAGACTTCCTCCGAGTTTTTTCTGTCAAACAGAAGAACGTGTGA